Proteins from a single region of Artemia franciscana chromosome 2, ASM3288406v1, whole genome shotgun sequence:
- the LOC136042073 gene encoding uncharacterized protein LOC136042073 has translation MNAFVTISALVAYATAAPATYVSYLSPFAYSAPVVSPLVKTVTYADTPVVSGYTSQIYKPTLGAVPAVALRSGEKTILPYAAPHAVAYTADLRAPVPEGYAPAPEELVQKQKVYAPVRASQKITPQFDVHLTPEVQVRKVPVEVPVAAPYAQPYAVPVPVHPLTYSAPVVTVQKH, from the exons ATGAACGCTTTT gTAACGATATCTGCTCTTGTTGCGTACGCAACTGCTGCACCAGCAACATACGTTAGCTATTTATCACCTTTTGCGTATTCAGCACCAGTTGTCTCACCCCTGGTAAAGACGGTGACATATGCAGATACACCAGTTGTTTCTGGATACACAAGTCAAATTTACAAACCAACCCTTGGAGCTGTACCTGCAGTTGCCCTAAGATCAGGTGAGAAAACTATTCTGCCCTATGCTGCTCCTCATGCTGTAGCTTATACTGCTGATCTGAGAGCACCCGTACCAGAAGGATATGCTCCAGCTCCAGAAGAGCTCGTTCAAAAGCAAAAAGTCTATGCCCCAGTCAGAGCTTCCCAGAAAATTACACCTCAATTTGACGTACACCTTACTCCAGAAGTTCAAGTTAGGAAGGTACCCGTAGAGGTTCCTGTAGCAGCTCCATATGCTCAGCCGTATGCAGTTCCTGTTCCAGTACATCCTCTAACCTATTCTGCCCCTGTCGTTACCGTTCAGAAGCACTGa